CCTCGTTCCGACAGATCAGTTTGTTATCCACGGCTTTAACAATGACATCAAGTTTTTCTCCTGCCTTGATTGATAGCTCTTTCCCAATCCACTTCTTATTAGTAAGTGTCGGTACAATGGTCACCTGGTACAGCACCTGTATCTCGCCTTCATACTGAAAGAGATTGAAAATTACATTGTCAATCTCGAGTTTGTCAACAGgaatacatacattttacatcCTTGATTGCACACAAAAGTCGTTAAAAAGAGTTTAACGTTATGTTGAAAATGATTCTTATGTATTCATATATTCAAATTAGAGAGCACTATAGAGCTGTTTCAAGTTTTTCTGCAGGTGTGATCCTGGTAACAGTAAAAGGAATTGATTGACAAAGATGcttaaagacaaaatgaagagacaaactttaaactttttcctgaattccttctcctctttctcaaacttcttctgcttctttggGTCCATCTCTTCTGCCTTGCTTTTGCCTCTCAAGGTTGGAAGGCTggagagtaaaaaaaacaagcaaaaacataaccaacaaactaaaacaatacaaaagTATAGTAATGGTTCTTTTGTTGCTTagtattttaataaataaaatggaaatcatGAATCTAGAtagatgggattttttttctagttttgagattgattgattgattgattgattgattgtacctgctgaggggaggaaggggaggcaCATTCTGAGACTCGACATCATCGTATATCTCTTCATCAATTGCTGCTCCCAGCTGATCTGTAATAACACATGGAGGAAGTCAATGGCTAGTGAAACTTAACATAAATGGAAGTCATAAATGAATttagaaacaaacatttgctgttagAGAGAAAACGCAGTGTTGAGGGAATGTTATTTAAAGTGAGGATATGTAACATTTGCTGTGGCTACAAGTTACAGTGACAGAATAATGGTGAAAGCTCAAATGTGGCATAACTGAGGCACAAGTAGAAGAGTAAAGTCAGTAAAATGACTTGGGAAAACCAACTTTagtagctaacattagccactgTGAGCTACTGGTCATACGAGACCAAGTACAagattgtgtttcatttcttacacatttatttctaaGAGGAAGAATGTGTTTTATCTTCTTTCAATTATAACAATTAATAATGCCGACCAAGTACTTTAAGTGACTAAATGCCCTCTTAAAGGGCACGACCACATAGGTTATGAGTATGTTTTCTTATAGTCAGCGTGGAGATTCAAACCAGCACATGTCTACTTTGTTTTTGACAGAGAAGCCAAAAGAAAACCCAAAGAAGGACTCAGAAATACTGAGAAAAAAGTGTCtattttttcaataaatatcCATTCAAAACATTCCCACAGTGAGTGATACCTGAATTCCCCTCTGCAGTAAACTGGCTGGGTGGAGGCACTCTGgcacaacagaagaaaaaatactaaaatgttATATAATTTATATCATCAATTAAAATTAGCATAATATGATTCAAAGCAGCCCAAATTAATAATCATATTCATGAATTGCAACACAATATCTTAATTAGTATATTCGTTAAAACATGCTTTGATGGTGTTAGCAGATGATGCCTTGATTTTCTGATTGAGTCAACAGTCACACATGAGTTACAGGCATGCAAATGACTCGAGAAGATTAGTAACATCACAGATAATCAGCTGATTGTAATCACAGAAACAGCACCAAGATTTCAAATTAGCATCCCTCAGTGTTATTCAGTAAGAGGTAAAGTGGTTAATCTGAtcggcgggggggggggggggggggggggggggggtcagctTCATCTGAGAGGAACTGTGAAAGAGGCAGTGAAAGGGAGTGACAGCTGAAAGATTGGGAATTAAAAACAGTGGACAGTAGATCTGTGATCAGTCTTACTAATGAGTGTATTTTACACTTTAGTGCTGGCAGGACGTCTGTTCCGGTCAAACATCCGCAGGAAGCCACGAGGCTTCGTAGGAGAAGACCTGGCGTCCGTGGGACTGAAGAGCCAATCAAGGATGAAAAGACCCGCAttgctttttctgtttaattttttaatcTTTCCCTTGTATCCATTTAAATTTGGTATTcaaagtttgttgtttgttggaGTAGCATATTGTACTGAAAAACTCATTCTCCATTTATCCATCTCTTGTAAATATGTAAATCAGTTCCTACCTGACTTCCAGGTTTGgatcaacaacatcatcatatatttctcctccctctcctggcAGCGGCGGTAGGACAACTGCAGGACAAAAGCAAATACATTACGTAATTGATGGCATGTTTATCTCAGTAAAAAAACCTTGGTATTGATTGAATGCAATGAATATAATTGAATCAATTCTATGATGTAAGATTTTAAGCATACCTCCTGGTCCTTTGATCACACTGTAGAGGAGAATTTAACATAAAAATTTAAGAATTTAGTAACCTTTCACTTCTCACTACATTGGAGAACTGTAACATGAGTTAAACTGGCTCCAAAAGTAAACCTATTCATTTATTCCACTAATAATGTCACATGAACACCCATTTAGTATTTCCTCTTGGTGGGACATGAGACTGAATCATATCACAAATTTTCAAAAGCAGCCAACTGATCGTAAAAGTGGTGTCgtacaaaaatgtttttcatcctGCTGGTGTGGGTAAATTGAACATGTTGGATTAATTCAGCAGTTTTAGTCAGTTACTCTTTGTTTGGTTACTACATCTAATTTTGTTACCTGCTGTGAGGAGAGGCCACATCGATGTCATCGTATACCTCAGGGTCGTACGCCTGCTGAGTTTTACGATTCTTCAGACTGTTAAAGTCAATTTCCACTGAAGTGGTCTTCACATAACCAACTGTtagaaacaaagagcaaagtGAAATATTGTCTGGATTCATTGTCCCTGATGAGGACTCTTGGTAGAATTTATTGCAtccaataaatgaaaaatgggAATACACCAAAAACAAGGTTAACTCATTGTCTTGTCATACATTTACAGATGGGACTGCAAGGATGTCAtggcaaacaacaacaagacatGTGAATGATGGGAAGCAAAGGCCAAAATAAGTGAGACCAAAGAGggataaaaatgtgaatttactGGATCCATCCTGCGTTCGTCCCAGCCATTTTCCCTCTGGGTTGCCTTGGACACGGATGATGTCCAGGCAGTCTCCCTGCTTCAGAGCAAGGTCAGTCTTACCGCCCCGGCAATCCACACAAGCCTTCCCTTGGTGGACGGCCTCCAGGGGGCCAACCaactaacacacacagccatgcacaaacacacacgcaaacacacacagacatagataaaagaaatgtgttaCTTTTTGATATGGAGGTAAATAAAAACCAGAGCAGACAAAGTGGATTCATTTGTGCACAACTACTGTACAAAATGGATATAACTAATGGATACTACAACAGACCTCTGACAATAGGAAAGTTTGTTTGATACTCTGCAAAATAGGTGAGAAGAGCAATACcagtctgttaaatatgaagcttcacttagcttagcttagcatgaacgCTGGAAGCACAaactcctttttaaaaaaaacatgttattttcacatttctgtttgtataCAGCTTAAACAAAATAAGGTATAACAAATTATTAATGAGCTTTACAAGTGTTGTTAGTTGGATTTTTTCACTCTTTagactgagccaggctagcagtttccccctgcttgCTAAGCTATGCTAGTCACCTTGCTGTGCTCACCTTACACTTGGCAAAAAAAGAGCCCAAAAtatttcccaaatgtcaaactattccttcaagGTGTGGTAGCAGGTTTCACTGATAGTTCCAGTCTTGTTTACTTACTTTGAATTTCTTTCTGGCATCTTGTTCCTTCTTCTCACGCTCCTTCTGCTCCTTCTTCTCAGCCTCCAGTcgttttttctcctccttctcatctttcatcttttcttgtttttgttctgctgcgTCCcttttgagagagagagcgaaagacAGCACCAGACAGTTGGAAATAGACAGTAAATTGTAAGTAATGAGAGACTGATAGATAATCAAATGCATTTGCAAGATGCAGCTTCCTCTGTTGCAGAAATCAGACACTCCTACAAAACTCATTTTTATGATTTGACAAATGGGCTGAAAGACtgacaaaatacaaactacacTCTCTTAAAAATGGccagtttattcatttatttgtattgatttttaaaaatggcaaatatCATAGTATGTTAGCCAAAGCTATTCTGCAGCACATCACAACACAggcttttctaaaaaaaaaaaaaaaaaaaaaaaattacaattacATGCCTGATCATCACTAAAAAGCTGTTTCAACTAGGATATATCCCAGTGAGGATCCCTAAATGACTCCCTGAACAGACAAAGCCAtttgaaagagtttttctgcTTCGCTATAGTCAGCTATTGAAAGTACCCCCAATCAGAATGAATGACTTGTTGCAGTGtcacaaaacaaccactggaGGGGAGTGTTAGTAAAGGTTTACACAAATACATCTGATTTGGGATTAAAACCATTATTTAAGTGAAGGAGCTCAGTGCAGACATGGACTGCTAACATGCCTACAGTATTAAAATCAGTGAAGAGTACATTGAAAGTGTAGTTATTTTCAGCTTTGGACATAGATATGCATAAATATGGAGTAAGCACTCCGCTAGTCTATACATGCAGAAATAAGTTTGAATCTAAGAAGTGTCAGTGGCAGAGTCAGTGAGGTGTGGGATGAACATGTCAATGTTTAATGAGGAAGACTGTCTCACCATCGTTCATCAAGATCTTCATACGTCTctccgtcatcatcatcactttccTCCTGGGCCAGAGAAGACATGAGGGAAAGCAGCAATAAAGTTAGTTAGTTATGGATTTGGTCAGTGAGTCAACGGTGATTCAGTAGTAACGGTTCACTTTGAAAAACCGTCGACAGAGATTTGTTCGTACATGTACTGAACATCTGTCTTTATACATGCTTGCTCTTGTCTGAGTGCTTGTTATTATGTAAGTGAAAATAATTCAGCATGTCTCACCTTGGCCCTCTGACTCGGGTGACCTAAAGACAAACAATGAATCAATGTTACAAGAGAATGTCATCCTTTTGGAATAGCTACAGCCATCATGATCTGACTCATGCTTCAGATCAGActatttttagtattttagtTGCTCAAACATTTTATCTCTTCATTTTTCTGAGTTATGTAAAGTAACATTTATGTGATAAATTGCATACAGGGAGAAATAAACTAGGCTGTCTAGACAACtattgaaaaataataagtaaCAAACCAAAATAACCATAACCAACCAATTTGTAAATATGGTACAAGGTTCAGCACCACAcagtcttcttctgtcttcctgtgATGCTAAAAACTTTAACGGCTTGCAACGCAGTAGACAACACACAACCTATTTTATCAAATAGTGACGTTACTGAACCTGTGGATGGTGGTAGAGGTGGAGGAGAATGCGGAATTCTGCTGAATTCATCCACGTCATCATAGAAGTCATCTTGCTGAATCCTGAGAAgcacaggatttttctgctGTTAACTGGAGTAGCTTTATCCAGGAAACATACAGAATATatcatttgtaaatgtgtttgtgtgtgcgtgaatgtgtgACTTGCATGGTTCCAGGGTGTCGTGGGGGCAGACTAGGAACTGCAGTCTGAGGGGGTGGAGTTGGGGCCACGTGGTTACTGGGGTGAAGGGCCAGAGGAGTTGGGATGATGGGTTTCTTGAAGGCGCCAGGACCTGTAACAAAGACGCTTTGCATTAAAATAGATTTACAGTGCATCCGGAAGGTTTTCAGACCCTTTCaagttttccacattttgttttttttcagactcTTCAAGTActtcaaaaatgtacaaaatgtactttttttttttgtaaatttacTTTATTACATTCTACATTAGCAGCCATAACAATTTTCCCACCAGTAAAATGCCAAGTCACAAGTCATGCGcccaaaacaaaaacccaataaagaagaaaatacaaccCGGCTTCataaaaagttgggatgctgtctaacacgggaagaaaaataaaacgaATGCAATGTGCAAACGAACTGTGTGTTTACGTACAATGGTgttacgaagtgttcctgagtccatgtagtaacatcctttatacaatcgtgttcacaaagtgaaccttgctccatccttacttgtgaacgactgagcctttccaggata
The Chelmon rostratus isolate fCheRos1 chromosome 19, fCheRos1.pri, whole genome shotgun sequence DNA segment above includes these coding regions:
- the fybb gene encoding FYN-binding protein 1 isoform X1, with amino-acid sequence MQNKADVKAIMARFQASGASTDETSSTPAGRTKQPLHSTLSSGPTIPTKKPVLESLSGSAINVPPKANFLKNTVSTKSDTDAHEPNKTKALANRFANNQDDITNSKPFIANKQHIALKPPLSPAPEDKGPGQKPPLNKPSLSSTLSDSKPAFPKPSPAAISKPSWVKEDSSEGGASSIPPKIPPLQQKPSSSISKLRQQNEELAGANTDSTSKPSLPANSTFKPPSNFRTAQNMFKEKDKTEQSDSGMKADGATKPALTATSSIPPPKPPASKKPSLKKPAKPSLQTISVNGDVTSGPKRNPLPNSLALGPAPAKPNRPPKVNLENFKRGAEASDEGPGAFKKPIIPTPLALHPSNHVAPTPPPQTAVPSLPPRHPGTMIQQDDFYDDVDEFSRIPHSPPPLPPSTGHPSQRAKEESDDDDGETYEDLDERWDAAEQKQEKMKDEKEEKKRLEAEKKEQKEREKKEQDARKKFKLVGPLEAVHQGKACVDCRGGKTDLALKQGDCLDIIRVQGNPEGKWLGRTQDGSIGYVKTTSVEIDFNSLKNRKTQQAYDPEVYDDIDVASPHSSVIKGPGVVLPPLPGEGGEIYDDVVDPNLEVSPTDARSSPTKPRGFLRMFDRNRRPASTKVVPPPSQFTAEGNSDQLGAAIDEEIYDDVESQNVPPLPPLSSLPTLRGKSKAEEMDPKKQKKFEKEEKEFRKKFKYEGEIQVLYQVTIVPTLTNKKWIGKELSIKAGEKLDVIVKAVDNKLICRNEEGKLGYVSTSHIVMDDGDIYDDIGDDCIYDND
- the fybb gene encoding FYN-binding protein 1 isoform X2, giving the protein MQNKADVKAIMARFQASGASTDETSSTPAGRTKQPLHSTLSSGPTIPTKKPVLESLSGSAINVPPKANFLKNTVSTKSDTDAHEPNKTKALANRFANNQDDITNSKPFIANKQHIALKPPLSPAPEDKGPGQKPPLNKPSLSSTLSDSKPAFPKPSPAAISKPSWVKEDSSEGGASSIPPKIPPLQQKPSSSISKLRQQNEELAGANTDSTSKPSLPANSTFKPPSNFRTAQNMFKEKDKTEQSDSGMKADGATKPALTATSSIPPPKPPASKKPSLKKPAKPSLQTISVNGDVTSGPKRNPLPNSLALGPAPAKPNRPPKVNLENFKRGAEASDEGPGAFKKPIIPTPLALHPSNHVAPTPPPQTAVPSLPPRHPGTMIQQDDFYDDVDEFSRIPHSPPPLPPSTGHPSQRAKEESDDDDGETYEDLDERWDAAEQKQEKMKDEKEEKKRLEAEKKEQKEREKKEQDARKKFKLVGPLEAVHQGKACVDCRGGKTDLALKQGDCLDIIRVQGNPEGKWLGRTQDGSIGYVKTTSVEIDFNSLKNRKTQQAYDPEVYDDIDVASPHSSVIKGPGVVLPPLPGEGGEIYDDVVDPNLEVRVPPPSQFTAEGNSDQLGAAIDEEIYDDVESQNVPPLPPLSSLPTLRGKSKAEEMDPKKQKKFEKEEKEFRKKFKYEGEIQVLYQVTIVPTLTNKKWIGKELSIKAGEKLDVIVKAVDNKLICRNEEGKLGYVSTSHIVMDDGDIYDDIGDDCIYDND